In the Gossypium arboreum isolate Shixiya-1 chromosome 10, ASM2569848v2, whole genome shotgun sequence genome, one interval contains:
- the LOC128282105 gene encoding uncharacterized protein LOC128282105 — MREAKITEEVKGAERQNQERDIGSTYSYIACTVFKNFGILVESITSEVVVLSSLGQSVRVNKLFRDVPLKVQVAIFRADLIELPFGEFDLILGMDWLVKHRVSLDCATKRVVLRTEEDSTANVVADALSHKVMTDLRAMFARLSLFDDGSLLAELQVKPTWIEHIKGKQLKDELLGLRF; from the exons ATGCGTGAG GCGAAGATCACCGAGGAAGTGAAGGGTGCTGAGCGCCAGAATCAAGAGAGAG atataggatccactTATTCCTATATAGCCTGTACTGTGTTCAAGAACTTTGGTATCTTGGTTGAGAGCATTACGAGTGAGGTGGTTGTACTGAGTTCGCTAGGACAATCAGTAAGGGTAAATAAGTTGTTTAGAGACGTTCCTTTAAAGGTTCAAGTGGCTATTTTTCGGGCTGATCTGATAGAACTGCCTTTTGGAGAGTTTGACCTGatactgggaatggactggttggttaAGCACCGAGTGAGCTtggattgtgccacaaaaagggtTGTATTGAGAACTGAGGAAGATAGCACG gccaatgtggtggccgacgcaCTGAGCCATAAGGTTATGACTGATTTGAGGGCTAtgtttgctcgcctgagtttatttgatgatggaagtttGCTAGCAGAGCTTCAGGTTAAGCCTACGTGGATTGAGCATATTAAGGGTAAGCAGTTGAAAGACGAATTGTTGGGTCTTCGTTTCTGA